Part of the Orcinus orca chromosome 5, mOrcOrc1.1, whole genome shotgun sequence genome, TAAATCACCTTGTCTTGAAGCTAAATCACAGCAGTTCATCTAGCTGTTTCTCATATGACAAAGGGCactatattttgtaaaatattttattttggtttgcaATGTTACCGTTAAAACTTAGAGCCCAGAACAAAATACAATCCCACAGTGTGATACAACACGCACAGAGAATGACTTCCAAAATGGACAACTTTCTTGTAAACCAAATTCTGATTAACTCATTCCAAGATTATGTTTACTTCCTAACCACTTCATCTCGATATTGACTTTTGGAGAATTAAAACTTTTAGGTCTTTTTGACAGCCCCATCAATCATTTAAATTGACATAtaaaccttttcatttattcctgtcaAAATACGTCTCACTGATTTTAACCCATCTTCTAAATATAGTGAACTAATTTCAAATATTGACTCTGCCATTCATTATTTTAACTATTCCTCtaaattttgaaacttttaaaaaatttaatgcaaGTGAATAACAACTCGTTGAAATAAGATATTGCCATAGGGCAGAGTTGTGTCATTATCATCCAATTCATTTACctgtatatatttaacatataaataaaatcagttttgCTGATTTTTTACTATGTTTCAGGTCTGTGTTAAATCTTTTTATGCATTATCTTATTACATCTTCATGATAACGAGGATACTcctaatatccccattttacgcaTGAAGAGTCTGAGGCCCAAAGAAGCTAAATTAAAACTCGGGTAGTCTTACTCCATAATTGGTACTTTTCTACTAAGATGAATTGCTTCTTCCTAAGGGAAtgctaaaaaatatttccaaaggaaggtcttttttttttttttttttcatttaatttcaagAGAAGGGATTAGGGCACAGTGAGAAGAGGTACAGCCATAAATTGTGAGAATTTGACTAGAACTTTTAAAGCATTTCAACTTTGAGAAGTATATGTATGCACTGGTAGTGAACATGACCTTAAGTGTAAGGTATTTGGACTATGGAAAGGCTAAAGGAACACAGGAGACAGCTATAGATTAAAGTAAATGAGGAAGGAAAACTGCTTAACCTCTGAAGTCATTTTGTGTAATATACTGGCATTTAGTGTTGGAGTATTGTAGGAAGGAAAAAGTGTTTTCCCTCTACCCATCTTAAGTTCATTGGCTGAGGCCCTGGAAATTAGACTAACAAAAGACAGGTTAAcgagagaaaaacagacaagttTATTAACACGTGCATCCTGCGTACACATGGGAACACTCAGTGATGAGTAACGGGAAGCATGGTTAGAACTTGGGCTTATATAGCATCTTCACAAAAgtacaataaatttttaaagaagtgacAAGGCAAAAGAAAACGACTTTGAGCTTCTAATGACTGGCAAACTGTGGGAGGGCAAATATATGGGGAAATTAATGGTAGATTAGGGCTAGTTTTAACAAGGTTTGTTAGGTAGATTTCTCTGGTGCCCTCTCTGAGCTGTAGGGGTCTAGAGTTGTCTCTTGGGATTAAATTGTGTCCTTCCTGTTtgcggggttgggggtgggacaCCTTTACAAATCGATGTCCCGCTTTTAGGAAATAGAAGAGCAGAGAACTTTTCTTGTATCTACTTCTTCTCAGTTGCCTTCACCTCAAAATACTCCTTATGACAAAATGGCATGTTTTGGACTGGCACATTCTGCTACCCTTCATTATAAATGGATGTTAGGTTCAGGAAAGCATAATTGACTTTAGTTTTATTTACCATATAGACTCctaaaaatgtgtgtgtaaaGGAGCTGGTCAGATAAAACACTCAGAGTGTACAAAACCTGGTGGGAAGTGGGGAACTTAATGCTAAGAGCTCTTAGAAAAGGATACTTACCAAAAATCAGTGGCCTTGGGTTCTTTCACCTGCCCTCAGGGCATCTAAAAGGGCCTCTAGAGAAGAGAGAATAGAGGGAGATGGGGAGCCCTATTGTCTTTGACTGTCAACAATAAGTGGAAAAGTTACTGGCAATTAATATGGGTGCCAAATGTTGGTCAGTGAACAAGAACAGTCCTGTCTACAACTGTCTACAACTCTCCTGTCTACCATTATTTACTTTAACCTTAAGAAAGTAAGGTTAAGAGGTGGGAAACCATCCCTTAAGGAGTAGGTTTAGCTTTAAAGGCTATATTCCCACATGTGAAAGGGAAAACAACCAgcaataatttgttttaaagagattcctttccttttctaccATCATGATTGAAGCAATGGGGAAAATTGCGTAAACTCTAAAATAAAAGCTAAGAACTCTGGCTCTTACTCATAACTATCTAGTAATATGGAGTATGACCTTGGGCTAGTTATTAACTCTGTCCATGTGTAAAACTGAGGATAATGCTAACGTCATTGGAAGAACATCTGTATTCATTAACAATCGTGaagtatatttgaaaatgtaatgTCATATTTCAGTATATAACTTTAAATAACCCATGTGCCACCCCGTTGCACCAATCACTAAGGTTGCATAACAATTAATGAATCAGTTATGTATCAAACATCATGGGCTCTCCCACCTTATGAGAGTTTTTCTGATTTATAAGCATGAAAGTTATGCCTATGGAGGGAGCAAGTCAGTAAATTAAGAATAAatgatatagggcttccctggtggctcagtggttgagagtccgcctgccgatgcaggggacacgggttcatgccctggtccgggaagatcccacatgccgtggagcggctgggcccatgagccatggctgctgggcctgcgtgtctggagcctgtgctccgcaacgggagaggccacaacagtgagaggcccgcgtaccgcaaaaaaaaaaaaaaaaaaaaaaaaaaaaaaacaagaataaatgatATAATTGCCTGATATGTGTTCCACAGTCCTCATTTTTAGCCTGAGGGAGGAATGAACTTTTCAACTTTTTCCATAACAATGGTCTTTTTCAGAACATTAATGATCTACAGATATATTTGGCCATAAAAACAAGACCAATTGGTTTCAAAACAACTCTAACCTCAATTAATAGGATGCAGGCTCCCCTGAGACTTTGTCAAGGTCTCCATTTTATTAAAGCATACCAGGACTATCAAAATTCAAGGAGCAAATGCTCAAATTGAAACAGATGTGTATATTTGATAGTGATTCACACCGAAGACCACCCTCCGGTAAGTCAGGGTCTTGGGTTCTTGTCCCAAATTTAGCTCCAATTAGTTCTGTGATTTGGAGCAAGTACTTTGTTGGATCTTAGCTTCCATAAATGtatagttaaaatttaaaagtcattgaatgagtaatataataatagtatattGATAGTTAACAAATATCCAGCTCTGAGTATCTATAGGCACTGAGCTAAGTGGTCCTCTTGCtatattatcacatttaattctctcaacaactGTATGAGATGGGAATTATTATTCTGGTTTTTTGGTGTAAAAAATAGCTGAGTAATCCTCGAGCCAGGGTTCTTAATCACCACTCTAATCATTCCAGGATGTATCTGCTTGTCCTGCACAGGATATATTTAGTCTAATATACGAATATGCTTAAGAGTAAAAAACTTCTACAGATGTAGTCATTATTTGAGGTACTAAGGCAGTAAGTAGTCTGCTAAATAGAATCTGCTAGTCCAAAAGGGTTAATGTATTTGATGTGTCCAATGAAGGTGCTGGGTAAAGatgaattatttgttgtttattcagTGGTAGAGAGATGAGATAGGGACAAGTGAAGAGGATGGCTAGAGAACTTCTACCAATTAGTGAACAGAAGAGTCTTTCCTTCAGCTCCAGGATTAAGTTTTTCTGAGATCTAGAAAACCATGTGACTTGCCTTTTCTCTGTGGGCACCTACAAGCATTTCATCCCATTTGTGATCCAAATTTCTCTTAACAGCCTCACCACATCTGTAAACATAAGCCCTCTGGTATCCCACACCCCTAGGGATTATCTATCATGAAAAGCACTCTGGACAAGAAGGACAAGGATGGGAGATGGTACACTAAGGGCCAAAAGATTGGCACAGGGCAACCATTCACCACCCACAAAACACTTGTGCAAACCACCAATTCCTAAACCAAGATTTGGTTTTCTTGATATTCAAATTTAactctaaattaaaatatatagattttcaGCTCTAAACATTTGCATAAAAAATTCTGATGCCAAGAACTTTCTGAGCCTCCAATCTTTGTAAAGTGGACCTACGCCTGAAAGGCCTGACTCCCCAAGTTCCTTATAGAGTCTCAGAGGCTGTCTTCCTCAGGCATTTCTTTCATGGCTGAGCAGCCTTTATGTGTGATCAGATAAAAAAGTTTCCATGATCTTTCTTCCTTGAGTTCCCAAGTGACCATTCAAGCTCCATCTCCCACCAAACCCAAAGCCACATCCTTGTTAGGCATTGTCAGACAGAAGCCAAGTTCCTACTCAGCTGAAGCTCTGTATATAGTACCACAGGCCTAGGCCTCACACTTACATCAAAGAGCAGTAATTTTTAATTGAGTCATGGACAGTTTTGAAAATCTACTGGAAATTCTGGACCAAACctccagaaaaatgcacacatgtagaggaaaaaaaaagaaaaaaaaacacacatgtacatatatacataatatactcTTTCATTTCATGGTGTTCGGGACTCACTGAAGTTAACCCATGGACCTAAGTCAAGAAAACATGTCTCAGAAACTTTCAGGTCTCCCCTATCCTAATGCTCTATTTGGGACCTAGAGCCCATTATGGACATAAATAACATTCCCCAAAAAATAGTAATTAAATGTCTCTAATATTCCCTCACTTCTCCAATATATACCATTGATTCTCATTATTCATAGTTGTTTCTCTCTAAAAGTCAccatgaacactgaattagcaaatactgaaacattgctcctaggggaaatacagaGTTAGGTTCCCATGAGCTTCTGGTCACAGTAGTCTTATCAACCAATCAATACATAactttgtttctgtttaaagacaacTTATTTAGTATATACTGTTTATTCACTTACACTGAAATTGAACTCACAGTCAACTGTGCTCTAGCTCACTTCTAAACAAAGCTTATCTATCACATATcttttctccataaggcacatcacagccttcttgcacgtaggaacactagacagcacttctgCACTACACACGGGGGCTATTTTAAacagtaaagttaaaaaaaaaaaaaaaacagaaaaatgggcacTAAATAGACCAtggaaaggacacttgtttacgtatgagagctgaaacaaggaTGCAGAGCATCGCCTAGTGACCTGAGCTGGGAACGGGAGCAGCAAACTACTCTGCTCTGCACGTGAACACACATGACTGTGAAAGCACCATGACTATTGATTTTGAGGCTGCAAAAAGTTTGTAGCAAGTAGGCAGattcacaaatacagaatccACAGTTAATTAGGATCGACTATATATCTCCCCTCCAGCTTCTTACTCCCCATTTCTAAGGCCATCTAAACATCCCACCTCCTAATGTCAGTATCCTTGATTTCCAAGTTTTGAACCCTACAGTGTACAAATTCTAAGCTTGTATTTTACAAATGGTCATGTAATAGGCCACCAAATTTGCCTCAATTTGACCCCTACCTTAGTGAGCTCTATAACCTAGAGGACTCCAGTCCTATTCCCTTCAGTTCCTAATACTTATCACCACCATTCATATAATTTCTTTGTCAGTGTATAAATCAGATTTCATTTCTGTAGTACCAAAGCTTTTGTATActtttatggaaaaaagaaaatatcaattatACAGAAATTCTTTAAAGGAATTTGAAAAGTAATGAAAGTCAAACTGAGTGGAAGGCTAATAcagaagacatataaatgcaaaTTTCATTATTCAGTTTTAACTATGTCACCTCATTTATTGGCGGCACATTTTAATGCTTAATATCGTTAACCTTCTAACATGACTGCAATTGTAAAGGATCTAGGTTTTTCAGGGGAgaagtaaaatttgttttttttaacagtttttacaGTGGTGTGATGGTGAGGATCCTGGTGCCCCATGTGCAATTCCAAGTGACTAGAAGGAAGTTTTGAAATAGAGTTATacattgcttctttttctttttcaaaatagcaGCTTATATTTCCACTCAAATTTAGGTTAAATGTATGGTCATAATAGAAACCAATGTTCCTTCGTTTCTTTTGAGCCACCTAAAAAAATCTCATAAGATATCTTGCAATAGACACTTTGTACTAAAATGCTGTTAGAAATTCATATATAACAAAGGGTCTGAGCCTTAGGAGAGATGGAAAAACCATTGTGACATATATAGTGGCAGTGTGGCAAGAAAGAACTCAGAATTCCAAGTGAAACATTAATAAAGAATCCATAGAAGTTGATTCTGGCTCTGCATTTGGCCTCATGCCCTGAAAAATTGATGGTAAACCACAGCCTACAGCTCTCAAGGAGAAAACCTTATGGTCTTCTTTATCAACTTTGCAATGAGTTAAAAATACCTTATGCTATGTTAATGGATATGACTGGAATATATTCTATTTTCCTATGCAATTAAAGTAAGAACTATTTAAATTTACAGTGACTTATTCTAGTTGGCtatacacttatttttttttattttatttttatttttacagttttatttttgtgtacagattTGCTTAACCATCACTGAATTTCTAGGTCAGGTTCAGGTAACTGAAGAGCCTTTATAAGTAGTTTATATTGTCTAGACCCAAGGTATGCTGCAAACCCAGTCTGAAGCAAAATGGGAAATAACATCTTTCTAAAGACAGGCTTAGAAATCCTAATCCAGTAATTTAAGATGTTTCCTTTCTTGGGTAGCAGGGCTGAGCTATACCTGGCTGCTAGGTCACCATTCACAGGGATAGCCAAGAAAACAGGGTACAGACCACCAAAAACAGGACCAACCAGTCCACCTCGTGTTATGGTACAGGTTTCACAATGTAAATCACCTGTATTCAAAGGTAAACTTACTAAACCTTTGTAAGATACGTGTACCGTCAAAAATGGGATCACTGCCATTGGTAAGCCAGCAGCTACACGAGCCTGTGTCACATGTAGGATGCATCGAAAGAGACTACTTGCTATTAGGCCACAGAGGGCAGCATTAAGTCCAATATATGTTGATCCATTTTCAAGCAGATTCCTTTCTGCTTCTGGAA contains:
- the LOC101280314 gene encoding transmembrane protein 126A-like; this translates as MENHKPDGTVKKNLIEIITRKINQLPEAERNLLENGSTYIGLNAALCGLIASSLFRCILHVTQARVAAGLPMAVIPFLTVHVSYKGLVSLPLNTGDLHCETCTITRGGLVGPVFGGLYPVFLAIPVNGDLAARYSSALLPKKGNILNYWIRISKPVFRKMLFPILLQTGFAAYLGSRQYKLLIKALQLPEPDLEIQ